Proteins encoded by one window of Salarias fasciatus chromosome 1, fSalaFa1.1, whole genome shotgun sequence:
- the LOC115409532 gene encoding brain-derived neurotrophic factor isoform X2, whose amino-acid sequence MFHQVRRVMTILFLTMVISYFSCMRAAPLRDAPGMRGHRTEGYLGAAATAARGHGTPQSGGGPGQRVELPSLTDTFEQVIEELLEVDGEAAQLGQGADKSQGGGGPSSVVAPETKDVDLYDSRVMISNQVPLEPPLLFLLEEYKNYLDAANMSMRVRRHSDPSRRGELSVCDSISQWVTAVDKKTAIDMSGQTVTVMEKVPVPNGQLKQYFYETKCGSSGYTKEGCRGIDKRHYNSQCRTTQSYVRALTMDSKKKIGWRFIRIDTSCVCTLTIKRGR is encoded by the coding sequence tTCCACCAGGTTAGAAGAGTGATGACCATCCTGTTCCTTACTATGGTTATTTCATACTTCAGTTGCATGAGAGCTGCGCCCCTGAGAGATGCCCCGGGCATGCGGGGCCATCGGACGGAAGGCTACTTGGGCGCCGCCGCGACGGCCGCACGGGGCCACGGGACTCCACAGAGTGGCGGCGGGCCGGGCCAGCGCGTGGAACTGCCCTCGCTCACAGACACGTTTGAGCAAGTGATAGAGGAGCTACTGGAAGTGGATGGCGAGGCGGCGCAGCTGGGACAGGGGGCCGATAAGAGCCAGGGAGGTGGGGGCCCGTCGTCCGTGGTCGCCCCGGAGACCAAGGATGTCGACCTGTACGACTCGCGGGTGATGATCAGCAACCAAGTGCCTTTGGAGCCGCCGTTGCTCTTTCTTCTGGAGGAATACAAAAACTATCTGGACGCCGCCAACATGTCCATGAGGGTGCGGCGACACTCCGACCCCTCGCGGCGCGGAGAGCTCAGCGTGTGTGACAGTATTAGCCAGTGGGTGACGGCTGTGGATAAAAAGACGGCGATAGACATGTCTGGGCAGACAGTTACCGTCATGGAAAAGGTCCCCGTCCCCAATGGCCAACTGAAGCAATACTTTTATGAGACCAAATGCGGCTCCTCGGGGTACACGAAGGAGGGCTGCAGAGGAATAGACAAGCGGCATTATAATTCCCAATGCAGGACAACCCAGTCCTACGTGCGAGCGCTCACCATGGATAGCAAAAAGAAGATCGGCTGGCGGTTTATAAGGATAGACACTTCATGTGTATGCACATTGACCATTAAAAGAGGGAGATAG
- the LOC115409532 gene encoding brain-derived neurotrophic factor isoform X3, translated as MTILFLTMVISYFSCMRAAPLRDAPGMRGHRTEGYLGAAATAARGHGTPQSGGGPGQRVELPSLTDTFEQVIEELLEVDGEAAQLGQGADKSQGGGGPSSVVAPETKDVDLYDSRVMISNQVPLEPPLLFLLEEYKNYLDAANMSMRVRRHSDPSRRGELSVCDSISQWVTAVDKKTAIDMSGQTVTVMEKVPVPNGQLKQYFYETKCGSSGYTKEGCRGIDKRHYNSQCRTTQSYVRALTMDSKKKIGWRFIRIDTSCVCTLTIKRGR; from the coding sequence ATGACCATCCTGTTCCTTACTATGGTTATTTCATACTTCAGTTGCATGAGAGCTGCGCCCCTGAGAGATGCCCCGGGCATGCGGGGCCATCGGACGGAAGGCTACTTGGGCGCCGCCGCGACGGCCGCACGGGGCCACGGGACTCCACAGAGTGGCGGCGGGCCGGGCCAGCGCGTGGAACTGCCCTCGCTCACAGACACGTTTGAGCAAGTGATAGAGGAGCTACTGGAAGTGGATGGCGAGGCGGCGCAGCTGGGACAGGGGGCCGATAAGAGCCAGGGAGGTGGGGGCCCGTCGTCCGTGGTCGCCCCGGAGACCAAGGATGTCGACCTGTACGACTCGCGGGTGATGATCAGCAACCAAGTGCCTTTGGAGCCGCCGTTGCTCTTTCTTCTGGAGGAATACAAAAACTATCTGGACGCCGCCAACATGTCCATGAGGGTGCGGCGACACTCCGACCCCTCGCGGCGCGGAGAGCTCAGCGTGTGTGACAGTATTAGCCAGTGGGTGACGGCTGTGGATAAAAAGACGGCGATAGACATGTCTGGGCAGACAGTTACCGTCATGGAAAAGGTCCCCGTCCCCAATGGCCAACTGAAGCAATACTTTTATGAGACCAAATGCGGCTCCTCGGGGTACACGAAGGAGGGCTGCAGAGGAATAGACAAGCGGCATTATAATTCCCAATGCAGGACAACCCAGTCCTACGTGCGAGCGCTCACCATGGATAGCAAAAAGAAGATCGGCTGGCGGTTTATAAGGATAGACACTTCATGTGTATGCACATTGACCATTAAAAGAGGGAGATAG
- the LOC115409532 gene encoding brain-derived neurotrophic factor isoform X1, with the protein MKCEHLRRHVLHICAASKFHQVRRVMTILFLTMVISYFSCMRAAPLRDAPGMRGHRTEGYLGAAATAARGHGTPQSGGGPGQRVELPSLTDTFEQVIEELLEVDGEAAQLGQGADKSQGGGGPSSVVAPETKDVDLYDSRVMISNQVPLEPPLLFLLEEYKNYLDAANMSMRVRRHSDPSRRGELSVCDSISQWVTAVDKKTAIDMSGQTVTVMEKVPVPNGQLKQYFYETKCGSSGYTKEGCRGIDKRHYNSQCRTTQSYVRALTMDSKKKIGWRFIRIDTSCVCTLTIKRGR; encoded by the coding sequence tTCCACCAGGTTAGAAGAGTGATGACCATCCTGTTCCTTACTATGGTTATTTCATACTTCAGTTGCATGAGAGCTGCGCCCCTGAGAGATGCCCCGGGCATGCGGGGCCATCGGACGGAAGGCTACTTGGGCGCCGCCGCGACGGCCGCACGGGGCCACGGGACTCCACAGAGTGGCGGCGGGCCGGGCCAGCGCGTGGAACTGCCCTCGCTCACAGACACGTTTGAGCAAGTGATAGAGGAGCTACTGGAAGTGGATGGCGAGGCGGCGCAGCTGGGACAGGGGGCCGATAAGAGCCAGGGAGGTGGGGGCCCGTCGTCCGTGGTCGCCCCGGAGACCAAGGATGTCGACCTGTACGACTCGCGGGTGATGATCAGCAACCAAGTGCCTTTGGAGCCGCCGTTGCTCTTTCTTCTGGAGGAATACAAAAACTATCTGGACGCCGCCAACATGTCCATGAGGGTGCGGCGACACTCCGACCCCTCGCGGCGCGGAGAGCTCAGCGTGTGTGACAGTATTAGCCAGTGGGTGACGGCTGTGGATAAAAAGACGGCGATAGACATGTCTGGGCAGACAGTTACCGTCATGGAAAAGGTCCCCGTCCCCAATGGCCAACTGAAGCAATACTTTTATGAGACCAAATGCGGCTCCTCGGGGTACACGAAGGAGGGCTGCAGAGGAATAGACAAGCGGCATTATAATTCCCAATGCAGGACAACCCAGTCCTACGTGCGAGCGCTCACCATGGATAGCAAAAAGAAGATCGGCTGGCGGTTTATAAGGATAGACACTTCATGTGTATGCACATTGACCATTAAAAGAGGGAGATAG